A single window of Triplophysa rosa linkage group LG2, Trosa_1v2, whole genome shotgun sequence DNA harbors:
- the tbx1 gene encoding T-box transcription factor TBX1 isoform X2, whose protein sequence is MDECSPLSPKANAFSIASLISAREQAGNATFDKHCIGLDEQVAQNCSRSVKMHYSTVTREMEAFTTSSLSSLNTPGSYHLSPSPGDPYSHHESQFEPCPAAQHGYNYSGSNPAQAPAQGDTSNCSSSSSSSTPNKTLVKKNPKVANINVQLEMKALWDEFNQLGTEMIVTKAGRRMFPTFQVKIFGMDPMADYMLLMDFQPVDDKRYRYAFHSSSWLVAGKADPATPGRVHYHPDSPAKGAQWMKQIVSFDKLKLTNNLLDDNGHIILNSMHRYQPRFHVVYVDPRKDSEKYAEENYKTFVFEETRFTAVTAYQNHRITQLKIASNPFAKGFRDCDPEDWPRNHRPGSLQIMSAFARTRNPMSSPPQQNGSEKEDNRREYDRDPSGAPLHSDPAHQLMSRVLSPALPVLGGLHAVPLTAGPRSPPHELRLDGHPQPPETLHHHPYKYPTTYEHYLGAKTRPSPYPSPSIRGHSYHPHMNPTTANMYSATSVPSNYDYGPR, encoded by the exons ATGGACGAATGCAGTCCCCTTTCTCCAAAGGCAAATGCTTTCAGTATTGCCTCTCTGATTTCAGCGAGGGAGCAAGCAGGAAACGCAACGTTTGACAAACACTGCATTGGCCTGGACGAGCAAGTGGCGCAAAACTGCTCCAGATCCGTAAAAATGCATTACAGCACTGTCACGCGGGAGATGGAAG CCTTCACGACCAGCAGCCTGAGCAGTCTCAATACGCCCGGGAGTTACCATCTCTCTCCTTCTCCTGGGGATCCGTACAGCCATCATGAAAGCCAGTTTGAGCCGTGCCCGGCAGCCCAACACGGCTACAACTATTCCGGATCCAACCCAGCACAGGCCCCGGCGCAGGGAGACACATCCAACTGCTCGTCTTCGTCGTCAAGCTCTACGCCAAACAAAACGCTGGTGAAAAAGAACCCGAAAGTAGCCAATATTAATGTACAGCTGGAAATGAAGGCGCTGTGGGATGAATTTAATCAACTTGGAACTGAAATGATTGTCACAAAAGCTGGGAG ACGAATGTTTCCTACGTTTCAAGTCAAAATATTTGGAATGGACCCAATGGCAGATTACATGCTACTGATGGATTTCCAACCAGTGGATGATAAACGATATAG GTATGCCTTCCACAGTTCATCGTGGCTGGTGGCCGGCAAAGCCGATCCAGCGACTCCAGGCAGAGTGCATTATCACCCCGACTCACCTGCCAAAGGAGCGCAGTGGATGAAACAAATCGTTTCCTTCGACAAACTAAAACTTACCAACAATCTACTGGACGACAATGGACAT ATCATCCTGAATTCAATGCACAGATACCAACCCAGATTCCATGTGGTCTACGTGGATCCTCGGAAAGACAGCGAAAAATACGCTGAGGAAAATTACAAGACATTTGTTTTTGAGGAGACCAGATTCACCGCCGTTACAGCGTATCAAAATCACAGA ATAACGCAACTGAAAATCGCCAGCAACCCGTTTGCCAAAGGATTCCGGGATTGCGATCCAGAGGACTG GCCTAGGAATCACAGGCCCGGTTCCTTGCAAATCATGAGTGCATTTGCTAGAACCAGGAACCCTATGTCCTCCCCTCCACAACAGAATGGCTCCGAAAAAG AGGACAACCGGAGAGAATATGATCGTGACCCCAGCGGTGCTCCCCTCCATTCTGACCCTGCTCACCAGCTGATGTCCAGAGTTCTCAGCCCAGCCCTTCCTGTTCTCGGAGGCCTACACGCCGTGCCCCTCACAGCCGGCCCCCGCAGCCCACCTCACGAACTGCGCCTTGATGGACACCCCCAACCACCGGAAACCCTGCACCACCATCCCTACAAGTATCCAACCACCTATGAACATTATCTTGGAGCTAAAACCAGACCCTCTCCGTACCCCTCACCGAGCATTAGAGGCCACAGTTACCACCCCCATATGAACCCAACCACAGCCAACATGTATTCTGCGACAAGCGTGCCTTCTAATTATGACTACGGACCTAGATAA
- the tbx1 gene encoding T-box transcription factor TBX1 isoform X1: protein MDECSPLSPKANAFSIASLISAREQAGNATFDKHCIGLDEQVAQNCSRSVKMHYSTVTREMEAISSPWLTQLSHFCDVAAFTTSSLSSLNTPGSYHLSPSPGDPYSHHESQFEPCPAAQHGYNYSGSNPAQAPAQGDTSNCSSSSSSSTPNKTLVKKNPKVANINVQLEMKALWDEFNQLGTEMIVTKAGRRMFPTFQVKIFGMDPMADYMLLMDFQPVDDKRYRYAFHSSSWLVAGKADPATPGRVHYHPDSPAKGAQWMKQIVSFDKLKLTNNLLDDNGHIILNSMHRYQPRFHVVYVDPRKDSEKYAEENYKTFVFEETRFTAVTAYQNHRITQLKIASNPFAKGFRDCDPEDWPRNHRPGSLQIMSAFARTRNPMSSPPQQNGSEKEDNRREYDRDPSGAPLHSDPAHQLMSRVLSPALPVLGGLHAVPLTAGPRSPPHELRLDGHPQPPETLHHHPYKYPTTYEHYLGAKTRPSPYPSPSIRGHSYHPHMNPTTANMYSATSVPSNYDYGPR, encoded by the exons ATGGACGAATGCAGTCCCCTTTCTCCAAAGGCAAATGCTTTCAGTATTGCCTCTCTGATTTCAGCGAGGGAGCAAGCAGGAAACGCAACGTTTGACAAACACTGCATTGGCCTGGACGAGCAAGTGGCGCAAAACTGCTCCAGATCCGTAAAAATGCATTACAGCACTGTCACGCGGGAGATGGAAG CAATATCAAGCCCGTGGCTGACGCAGCTGTCCCATTTTTGCGATGTTGCAGCCTTCACGACCAGCAGCCTGAGCAGTCTCAATACGCCCGGGAGTTACCATCTCTCTCCTTCTCCTGGGGATCCGTACAGCCATCATGAAAGCCAGTTTGAGCCGTGCCCGGCAGCCCAACACGGCTACAACTATTCCGGATCCAACCCAGCACAGGCCCCGGCGCAGGGAGACACATCCAACTGCTCGTCTTCGTCGTCAAGCTCTACGCCAAACAAAACGCTGGTGAAAAAGAACCCGAAAGTAGCCAATATTAATGTACAGCTGGAAATGAAGGCGCTGTGGGATGAATTTAATCAACTTGGAACTGAAATGATTGTCACAAAAGCTGGGAG ACGAATGTTTCCTACGTTTCAAGTCAAAATATTTGGAATGGACCCAATGGCAGATTACATGCTACTGATGGATTTCCAACCAGTGGATGATAAACGATATAG GTATGCCTTCCACAGTTCATCGTGGCTGGTGGCCGGCAAAGCCGATCCAGCGACTCCAGGCAGAGTGCATTATCACCCCGACTCACCTGCCAAAGGAGCGCAGTGGATGAAACAAATCGTTTCCTTCGACAAACTAAAACTTACCAACAATCTACTGGACGACAATGGACAT ATCATCCTGAATTCAATGCACAGATACCAACCCAGATTCCATGTGGTCTACGTGGATCCTCGGAAAGACAGCGAAAAATACGCTGAGGAAAATTACAAGACATTTGTTTTTGAGGAGACCAGATTCACCGCCGTTACAGCGTATCAAAATCACAGA ATAACGCAACTGAAAATCGCCAGCAACCCGTTTGCCAAAGGATTCCGGGATTGCGATCCAGAGGACTG GCCTAGGAATCACAGGCCCGGTTCCTTGCAAATCATGAGTGCATTTGCTAGAACCAGGAACCCTATGTCCTCCCCTCCACAACAGAATGGCTCCGAAAAAG AGGACAACCGGAGAGAATATGATCGTGACCCCAGCGGTGCTCCCCTCCATTCTGACCCTGCTCACCAGCTGATGTCCAGAGTTCTCAGCCCAGCCCTTCCTGTTCTCGGAGGCCTACACGCCGTGCCCCTCACAGCCGGCCCCCGCAGCCCACCTCACGAACTGCGCCTTGATGGACACCCCCAACCACCGGAAACCCTGCACCACCATCCCTACAAGTATCCAACCACCTATGAACATTATCTTGGAGCTAAAACCAGACCCTCTCCGTACCCCTCACCGAGCATTAGAGGCCACAGTTACCACCCCCATATGAACCCAACCACAGCCAACATGTATTCTGCGACAAGCGTGCCTTCTAATTATGACTACGGACCTAGATAA